From Salvia splendens isolate huo1 chromosome 3, SspV2, whole genome shotgun sequence, a single genomic window includes:
- the LOC121795268 gene encoding 60S ribosomal protein L14-2-like has translation MFFHNSLIPSHSPPNDVVSGGVKYGGEAAGVRNGVSKICSKSPKLKPPSSDSKSSLVSSAIVNRNRGKLIDQNRALVESPDMVRSQMNFKRLSLTDIKIDIKRVPKKKALVAAMEAADVKESGKSAHGEESSLFRREEPLSMTLTASS, from the exons ATG TTCTTCCACAATTCTCTCATCCCCTCCCACTCCCCGCCAAACGACGTCGTCAGCGGCGGCGTGAAGTACGGCGGTGAAGCCGCCGGCGTCAGAAACGGCGTCTCCAAAATATGCAGCAAATCGCCCAAATTGAAGCCCCCATCTTCCGATTCCAAATCCTCCCTAGTCTCCTCCGCGATCGTGAACAGAAATCGCGGGAAGCTCATCGATCAGAACAGGGCCCTTGTTGAGTCCCCTGACATGGTACGAAGCCAGATGAACTTCAAGAGACTTTCTCTCACCGATATTAAGATTGACATCAAAAGAGTTCCAAAGAAGAAAGCTCTTGTTGCTGCTATGGAGGCTGCTGATGTTAAGGAAAGTGGGAAAAGTgctcatggggaagaaagctcATTGTTCAGAAGAGAAGAGCCTCTCTCAATGACTTTGACCGCTTCAAGCTGA